One segment of Dolichospermum sp. DET69 DNA contains the following:
- a CDS encoding ABC transporter permease, with translation MNNDKVVMNWQQLTASTVVADTNSSFLGEIVQETFALTRRLFIQLQRRPSSLIAGIIQPVMWLVLFGALFQNAPKGLFGTTTNYGQFLAAGVIVFTAFAGALNAGLPVMFDREFGFLNRLLVAPLASRFSIVFASAIFIISQSLLQAAVIVAAAAFIGAGLPNFTGLCAIALIVLLLALGVTAISLGLAFALPGHIELIAVIFVTNLPLLFASTALAPLSFMPGWLQVIATLNPLSYAIEPIRYLYLHSSWGLNDIVMHAFWGDVTFGGALLVLLGFAIVALLTIQPQLRRTLA, from the coding sequence ATGAATAATGATAAAGTAGTGATGAATTGGCAACAATTAACCGCATCTACTGTAGTTGCCGATACCAATTCCAGTTTCCTGGGAGAAATTGTTCAAGAAACTTTTGCCTTAACCCGTCGTCTGTTTATTCAACTCCAACGCCGTCCTTCTAGCCTGATAGCCGGGATTATTCAGCCCGTCATGTGGTTAGTTTTATTTGGGGCATTATTCCAAAATGCGCCTAAAGGATTATTTGGGACTACGACAAATTACGGGCAATTTCTAGCAGCGGGTGTAATAGTATTTACCGCCTTTGCTGGGGCTTTAAATGCCGGTTTACCTGTGATGTTTGACAGGGAATTTGGCTTTCTAAATCGCTTGCTGGTTGCACCCTTAGCCTCGCGCTTTTCAATTGTTTTTGCGTCTGCTATTTTTATTATTAGCCAAAGTTTACTCCAAGCAGCAGTAATTGTAGCAGCAGCGGCATTTATAGGGGCTGGTTTACCTAATTTTACAGGATTGTGTGCGATCGCTCTCATTGTCCTGCTCCTGGCTTTAGGCGTAACTGCCATTTCTCTCGGTTTGGCTTTTGCATTACCAGGACACATTGAACTTATCGCCGTAATTTTTGTCACTAACCTACCGCTATTATTTGCCAGTACAGCCTTAGCACCTTTATCTTTTATGCCTGGTTGGTTACAGGTTATTGCTACCCTTAATCCTCTCAGCTATGCCATTGAACCAATTCGCTATTTGTATCTACACAGCAGTTGGGGATTAAATGATATAGTAATGCACGCTTTTTGGGGTGATGTTACCTTTGGGGGAGCGTTGTTAGTGTTACTGGGTTTCGCAATCGTGGCTTTACTCACTATTCAACCCCAACTCCGTCGGACTCTCGCGTAA
- a CDS encoding methyltransferase domain-containing protein, producing MSKNIPANTYKNRIHAADKWQERISQIAYRFNRQYENQKFDVPDEVEAMPIFREWINGRLNERIVSPFWEVAQPQKNEHCLDIGCGVSFLIYPWRDWQAFFYGQEISSIARDTLNSRGSQLNSKLFKGVELGPSHHLNYDDSQFDLVIATGFSCYFPLEYWQAVLVEVKRVLKPGGHFIFDILNSEQPLAEDWAVLETYLGAEVFLEPVAEWEKTIKAGDAKIVKRQLGELFELYKVRF from the coding sequence ATGTCTAAAAATATTCCTGCCAATACTTACAAAAATAGGATTCATGCCGCAGATAAATGGCAAGAGAGAATATCACAAATAGCATATCGCTTTAATCGCCAATATGAAAATCAAAAGTTTGATGTCCCTGACGAAGTGGAAGCAATGCCAATTTTTCGGGAATGGATTAATGGCAGATTAAATGAGAGAATAGTTTCACCATTTTGGGAAGTTGCTCAACCTCAAAAAAACGAACATTGTTTGGATATTGGTTGCGGTGTCAGTTTTTTAATCTATCCTTGGAGAGATTGGCAAGCATTCTTTTATGGGCAAGAAATTAGTAGTATAGCTAGAGATACTCTCAACTCCCGTGGTTCACAATTAAACTCGAAGTTGTTCAAAGGTGTTGAGTTGGGACCATCTCATCATCTAAACTATGATGACAGTCAATTTGATTTAGTAATTGCCACAGGGTTTAGTTGTTATTTTCCCCTAGAATATTGGCAAGCCGTTTTAGTGGAAGTCAAACGAGTATTAAAACCAGGAGGGCATTTTATTTTTGATATTCTGAATTCAGAACAACCTTTAGCAGAAGATTGGGCTGTGCTGGAAACTTATTTGGGTGCAGAGGTGTTTCTTGAACCCGTCGCGGAGTGGGAAAAAACCATTAAAGCTGGGGATGCTAAGATAGTTAAGCGGCAATTAGGCGAATTGTTCGAGTTGTACAAAGTGCGGTTTTGA
- a CDS encoding peroxiredoxin produces the protein MALAIGTDAPAFTTKDTNGNTVSLSDFKGKTVVLYFYPKDDTPGCTKQAQSFRDAQPDYQVKDIVVLGVSADDESSHQAFTAKYNLNFPLLADTNKSLITAYNVDGGGYAKRVTYVIDSSGKIIHVDATVNTPTHASDILTALGL, from the coding sequence ATGGCTCTAGCAATTGGTACAGATGCACCTGCATTTACCACTAAAGACACTAACGGCAACACAGTTTCATTATCTGATTTTAAAGGTAAGACCGTTGTTCTCTACTTTTACCCTAAAGATGACACACCTGGCTGCACCAAACAAGCTCAAAGCTTCCGGGATGCCCAACCTGATTATCAAGTTAAAGATATTGTCGTGTTGGGAGTAAGTGCTGATGATGAATCTTCTCACCAAGCATTCACAGCTAAATATAATTTGAATTTCCCCTTACTAGCTGATACCAACAAATCTCTAATTACCGCTTATAATGTTGATGGTGGTGGTTATGCCAAGCGGGTTACCTACGTAATTGATAGTAGCGGCAAAATCATCCATGTTGATGCTACCGTTAATACACCCACCCACGCAAGTGATATTTTAACAGCACTTGGTTTGTAA
- a CDS encoding ABC transporter ATP-binding protein: MSETLFSVENLRVAYPQRSGEEESWAVDDVSFTLQPGERMGLVGESGCGKSTIGRAIMRLLPASSRTEGLVNFQGQSVLYLTPIQMRKFRGEAIALIFQDPMTRLDPLMTIGNHCIETLQAHLPELSKQQAKEKALATLEKVKIPASRWSQYPHEFSGGMRQRVAIALALLLSPKLIIADEPTTSLDVTVSAQILQELTRLCGEENMGLLLISHDLAMVGEYCDRIGVMYQGKMVEMGKTETVFAHPQHEYTQSLLKAALHIQAVEGNGELVIGNGKESQSPILKITELKQHYTIEPNFIERIFKGEGQTIKAVDGINLELYSGEILGLVGESGCGKSTLSRTILQLISPTSGKVEFLGQELTSLSRQEIRSSRRQIQMIFQDPHACLNPAMTVGQSIADPLLIHNLANTAKAKEQVLWMLEKVGLTPAELYYQRYPSDLSGGQQQRVAIARALITRPKLIICDEPVSMLDASVQTQVLDLMLQLKAEFDLTYLFITHDLWLARFLCDRIAVMNGGKIVELGQTKQIFAHPQHPYTQTLLAAAPLLAKA, translated from the coding sequence ATGAGTGAAACCTTATTTAGTGTTGAAAATCTCCGTGTAGCTTATCCTCAACGCAGTGGAGAAGAAGAAAGCTGGGCTGTTGATGATGTATCTTTTACACTTCAACCAGGTGAAAGAATGGGCTTGGTGGGTGAGTCTGGTTGTGGTAAATCTACGATTGGCAGGGCAATCATGCGTTTGTTGCCTGCCTCAAGCCGCACTGAGGGATTAGTAAATTTTCAGGGGCAATCTGTATTGTATTTGACACCAATTCAAATGCGGAAGTTTCGGGGTGAAGCGATAGCTTTAATTTTCCAAGACCCGATGACGCGCCTTGATCCGTTGATGACAATTGGCAATCATTGTATTGAAACTCTACAAGCCCATTTACCGGAATTATCCAAACAGCAAGCGAAGGAAAAGGCTTTAGCTACTTTGGAAAAGGTAAAAATTCCTGCTAGTCGTTGGAGTCAGTATCCCCATGAGTTTAGCGGAGGAATGCGTCAACGGGTAGCTATTGCTTTGGCTTTGTTGTTGAGTCCTAAGTTAATTATTGCGGATGAACCAACAACGAGTTTAGATGTGACTGTTTCTGCTCAAATTCTCCAAGAACTAACGCGATTGTGTGGGGAGGAAAATATGGGATTATTGTTAATTTCCCATGATTTAGCCATGGTGGGGGAATATTGCGATCGCATTGGAGTCATGTATCAGGGTAAAATGGTAGAAATGGGGAAAACGGAAACTGTTTTTGCTCATCCTCAGCATGAATATACTCAATCTTTATTAAAAGCAGCTTTACATATTCAAGCGGTAGAAGGTAATGGGGAATTGGTAATTGGTAATGGGAAAGAAAGTCAATCACCCATTTTAAAAATTACAGAACTCAAGCAGCATTATACGATAGAACCGAATTTTATTGAACGCATATTTAAGGGAGAAGGACAAACAATTAAAGCTGTAGATGGAATTAACTTAGAATTGTATTCTGGGGAAATTTTAGGATTGGTCGGAGAGTCCGGTTGTGGAAAAAGTACGCTTTCAAGAACTATTTTACAATTGATTAGTCCGACATCTGGAAAAGTCGAATTTTTAGGACAGGAATTAACAAGTTTATCCCGGCAAGAAATCCGTTCTTCTCGCAGACAAATCCAAATGATCTTTCAAGATCCTCATGCTTGTTTAAATCCAGCTATGACGGTAGGACAAAGTATTGCAGACCCTTTATTAATTCATAATTTAGCTAATACCGCAAAAGCTAAAGAACAAGTTTTATGGATGTTGGAAAAAGTGGGTTTAACACCCGCAGAATTATATTATCAACGTTATCCCTCCGATTTATCTGGGGGACAACAACAACGGGTCGCTATAGCAAGGGCTTTAATTACTCGTCCAAAACTGATAATATGTGATGAACCGGTGAGTATGCTAGATGCTAGTGTGCAAACCCAAGTTCTTGATTTGATGTTACAACTAAAGGCAGAATTTGATTTAACCTATTTGTTTATTACCCATGATTTATGGTTAGCGCGGTTTTTGTGCGATCGCATCGCCGTGATGAATGGTGGTAAAATAGTTGAATTAGGACAGACTAAACAAATTTTTGCTCACCCTCAACATCCCTACACCCAAACCCTCTTAGCTGCTGCACCTCTCCTAGCAAAAGCTTGA